One Solanum pennellii chromosome 10, SPENNV200 genomic region harbors:
- the LOC107002460 gene encoding triacylglycerol lipase SDP1: MDISNEATIDFFAIGPSTILGRTVAFRVLFCKSITQLRHRLFHFLVYYLYKFKNGFSYYVTPLISWLHPRNPQGILALVTLLAFLLRRYTNVKVKAEMAYRRKFWRNMMRSALTYEEWAHAAKMLDKETPKLNEADLYDEELVRNKLQELRHRRQEGSLRDIIFCMRADLVRNLGNMCNSELHKGRLHVPRLIKEYIDEVSTQLKMVCDSDSEELLLEEKLAFMHETRHAFGRTALLLSGGASLGAFHVGVVKTLVEHKLLPRIIAGSSVGSIMCSIVATRSWPELQSFFEDSWHSLQFFDQLGGIFTIFRRVMTQGAVHEIRQLQVLLRNLTNNLTFQEAYDMTGRVLGITVCSPRKHEPPRCLNYLTSPHIVIWSAVTASCAFPGLFEAQELMAKDRSGDLVPYHPPFHLGPDDTSGASSRRWRDGSLEVDLPMMQLKELFNVNHFIVSQANPHIAPLLRIKEFVRAYGGNFAAKLAQLAEMEVKHRCHQVLELGFPLGGIAKLFAQDWEGDVTVVMPATLAQYSKIIQNPSTLELQKAANQGRRCTWEKLSAIKANCGIELALDECVAILNHMRRLKRSAERAAAASHGLSSTVRFNASRRIPSWNCIARENSTGSLEDFLADVAASHHQGGSGSGAHTTRNWRTHRSAHDGSDSESENVDLNSWTRSGGPLMRTTSADKFIDFVQNLEIGSRLNKGLTIDLNNLVPQMAGRDLFSPSPRVTTPDRTSDTEFDQRDFSIRVPAGSSSIMVGEGDLLQPERTNNGIVFNVVRKGDVTPSNRSLDSENNSSVQDTVAECVQLDSPEKEMDISSVSEDGEDYVEQESGKINEVDSIHSGENRSTIDDGDDKQVIDKQVIDH, from the exons ATGGATATAAGTAATGAGGCTACTATTGACTTCTTTGCTATTGGACCTTCTACGATATTGGGTCGAACAGTTGCCTTTAGAGTCTTGTTTTGCAAGTCGATTACGCAGTTGAGGCATCGATTGTTTCATTTCTTGGTGTATTACTTGTACAAGTTTAAGAATGGATTTTCGTACTATGTGACACCTTTGATTTCGTGGTTGCACCCTCGCAATCCACAAGGGATATTGGCATTAGTAACGCTTCTCGCCTTCTTGTTGAGGCGGTATACTAATGTAAAAGTTAAGGCTGAGATGGCTTATAGGAGGAAGTTTTGGAGGAATATGATGAGATCTGCCTTGACTTATGAGGAGTGGGCTCATGCTGCTAAGATGTTGGATAAAGAGACACCTAAATTGAATGAGGCAGATCTTTATGATGAAGAATTAGTTCGAAATAAACTTCAAGAGCTTCGACATCGTAGGCAAGAGGGTTCTCTGAGAGATATCATTTTCTGTATGAGAGCTGACCTTGTAAGGAATCTTGGTAATATGTGCAATTCAGAACTTCACAAGGGAAGGCTTCATGTGCCTAGACTTATTAAGGAATATATTGATGAGGTTTCAACTCAGTTGAAAATGGTATGCGACTCGGATTCAGAGGAGCTTCTGTTGGAAGAGAAGCTTGCTTTCATGCATGAAACAAGACATGCCTTTGGTAGGACGGCTTTGCTTTTAAGTGGAGGCGCCTCTCTAGGAGCTTTCCATGTTGGTGTGGTGAAAACGCTTGTAGAACACAAGCTGCTGCCACGGATAATTGCTGGTTCAAGTGTCGGATCGATTATGTGCTCCATAGTTGCAACTCGATCTTGGCCTGAGCTCCAGAGTTTTTTCGAAGACTCCTGGCATTCCTTGCAATTTTTCGATCAGTTAGGTGGAATTTTTACTATTTTCAGGAGGGTCATGACCCAGGGTGCTGTACATGAAATCAGACAGCTGCAGGTGCTTTTACGCAATCTCACGAATAATCTTACTTTCCAAGAAGCCTATGACATGACTGGTAGAGTTCTCGGGATTACTGTTTGCTCCCCGAGGAAACATGAACCTCCTAGATGCTTGAATTACTTGACTTCACCTCATATTGTTATATGGAGTGCTGTGACTGCTTCTTGTGCCTTCCCTGGTCTCTTCGAAGCTCAAGAACTGATGGCAAAGGACAGAAGTGGAGATCTTGTTCCATATCACCCACCATTTCATTTGGGACCTGATGACACTTCTGGTGCATCTTCTCGCCGGTGGAGGGATGGTAGCTTGGAGGTTGATTTACCAATGATGCAGCTAAAGGAGCTCTTCAATGTCAATCACTTCATTGTGAGCCAGGCGAATCCACATATCGCTCCTCTACTGAGGATCAAAGAGTTTGTAAGAGCTTATGGAGGCAACTTTGCTGCCAAG CTTGCCCAGCTTGCTGAAATGGAGGTAAAGCACAGATGCCATCAGGTGTTAGAACTTGGTTTTCCCTTGGGAGGAATAGCAAAGCTTTTTGCTCAAGATTGGGAGGGTGACGTAACTGTTGTGATGCCTGCCACTCTCGCTCAG TACTCGAAAATCATACAGAACCCTTCTACTCTGGAGCTGCAAAAGGCAGCAAATCAAGGAAGACGGTGCACTTGGGAAAAGCTCTCAGCCATTAAAGCGAACTGTGGAATTGAGCTTGCACTTGATGAATGTGTTGCTATTCTGAATCACATGCGTAGATTGAAAAGGAGTGCCGAGAGAGCGGCTGCTGCTTCTCACGGCTTGTCAAGCACTGTCAGATTTAATGCTTCCAGAAGAATTCCTTCTTGGAACTGCATTGCGCGGGAGAATTCAACAGGTTCCCTTGAAGACTTTCTTGCGGATGTTGCTGCTTCACATCATCAAGGAGGCAGTGGTTCCGGGGCACATACCACCAGAAATTGGCGAACACACCGGAGCGCACATGATGGCAGTGACAGCGAGTCCGAAAATGTGGACCTTAACTCTTGGACAAGATCTGGTGGTCCTCTGATGAGGACAACATCTGCTGATAAGTTTATCGACTTTGTCCAGAACTTGGAGATTGGTTCACGATTGAACAAAGGATTGACTATTGACCTCAACAATCTCGTTCCTCAGATGGCTGGTAGGGACCTGTTTTCCCCGAGCCCAAGGGTAACAACACCAGATAGAACTTCAGACACCGAATTTGATCAAAGAGATTTCAGTATTAGAGTCCCCGCGGGTAGTTCAAGCATTATGGTAGGTGAAGGTGACCTTCTACAGCCAGAAAGGACTAACAACGGTATTGTCTTCAACGTGGTAAGAAAAGGAGACGTAACCCCATCGAATAGAAGCCTCGATTCAGAAAATAACAGTTCTGTGCAGGACACAGTTGCTGAGTGTGTGCAACTTGACAGTCCAGAAAAGGAGATGGATATTAGCTCAGTATCTGAGGATGGTGAGGACTATGTCGAGCAAGAAAGTGGCAAGATAAATGAAGTTGATTCCATTCACTCTGGTGAAAATCGTTCAACCATTGATGATGGTGACGATAAACAAGTCATCGACAAGCAAGTTATCGATCATTGA
- the LOC107032403 gene encoding calmodulin binding protein PICBP-like: MITNFGNTKSPWRRSKSRIKQVSPSDYAATPQHPSSLEVSELSSHCMKATSCSKGKTPDHSPSSRKSSSSKSTCSSTLKDSKFPQQVELHPGLNESDRISKVKVCSYHHCSLNKHSDDDPSPPVKRVYRRRRLLKPQKSIRLESESTNADHFSIEKSNLIQDVGVFGVNEPIVESVYGEERSYQETIDVMRKYSTQEQDTLVSSDVESNDQSVTTSVFRDIEDIEADFCHTVLIKPVDNVVTTVVEVEDINRELHKNETSLIYDLVEAKCRTEVSSALASNDTMELVDNLQETDDKANPTEDVDPNASSKKLHVAQLPKEKHRSMIHRHMISEESTELDSKVIRGTDEDNHKDGSNKSCAAESSNSFLSCSERESMTTNQDANNQEIEARKLLAVKLVREAIERILLAEVQDHSSDDQLVTSEVCNEKNSNESDTKNEECDKTDEGIVIRENINSPHEIQENEERVMNKAEKKAPTHWSNLKRWIILQRFIKELEKLRKFNPRKPRYLQLEPDPEAEKVNLKHQMEDERKSAEEWMLDYALQKAISQLAPTQKRKVGLLVTAFENVVSPRGSNIQVTFPKLKTKNEDNLQTAGKGKASVSNADNVHKHVDKRNAEDDSSMLKNDDTQNAIVLSQKLDEVASTSSDKGSVEIEKFGDSNDDSLRGTSSTISNLGNDGDETQENNMNLSECEAMESSTVSSDENEKITEDEGETYRKQVNKQKHISMWHLISQHILSDVVSKIGNEQLDEVNDNKTLAETNMDNSLHDFSEEKDDMSHNGRSFSRNDAVNLIKEAVSQIPTTPIQNDSSNTRSVTSDILPDEEPPKTDHTDCGEQNSTNSLNESLRHRDSPLETTELVANNPITKSKFEPPKSKSWSKLKKLILLKRSIKVLERARKVNPQPPQLLPPTPDQEQEKVDLRNQMSNEREQWMLDNAVQRMVSKLTPARKTRVAMLVEAFEAVVPLPEV, translated from the exons atgataaCAAATTTTGGCAACACAAAGTCACCTTGGAgaagatcaaaatcaagaatcaaGCAGGTATCTCCCTCTGATTATGCAGCAACCCCTCAACATCCATCTTCACTTGAAGTATCCGAATTGTCGTCTCATTGTATGAAGGCAACAAGTTGTTCTAAAGGGAAAACTCCTGATCATAGTCCATCTAGTAGAAAATCGTCGAGTTCTAAGTCAACTTGTTCATCCACTCTCAAGGATTCAAAGTTCCCTCAACAAGTTGAACTTCATCCTGGACTAAATGAATCAGACAGGATCTCAAAAGTGAAAGTTTGTTCATACCATCATTGTTCACTCAATAAACACTCTGATGATGATCCGTCTCCACCAGTAAAACGCGTATATAGAAGAAGAAGACTGTTAAAACCACAGAAAAGTATTAGACTAGAAAGTGAGTCAACAAATGCAGATCACTTTTCTATTGAGAAAAGCAACCTTATACAAGATGTTGGAGTTTTCGGAGTAAATGAGCCTATTGTTGAGAGTGTGTATGGTGAAGAGAGAAGTTATCAAGAGACGATCGATGTAATGAGGAAATATTCTACACAAGAGCAGGATACACTGGTTAGTTCTGATGTAGAATCAAATGATCAGAGTGTAACAACATCAGTTTTCCGCGATATAGAGGACATAGAAGCTGATTTCTGTCATACGGTTCTGATAAAGCCGGTTGACAATGTTGTTACCACGGTTGTGGAGGTTGAGGATATCAACAGAGAACTGCATAAGAATGAAACATCGTTGATATATGATCTCGTTGAAGCAAAATGTCGCACTGAGGTTTCCTCTGCTTTAGCTAGCAACGATACAATGGAACTCGTAGACAATTTGCAAGAGACGGATGACAAAGCTAATCCAACTGAAGATGTTGATCCCAATGCCTCGTCCAAGAAGTTGCACGTAGCCCAGCTTCCGAAAGAGAAGCACAGGAGCATGATTCATAGACATATGATATCGGAGGAATCTACAGAATTGGACAGCAAAGTGATCCGTGGAACTGATGAAGATAATCACAAGGATGGGAGCAACAAGTCTTGTGCAGCAGAAAGCTCTAATTCATTTTTGAGTTGTTCCGAAAGAGAGTCAATGACTACAAATCAGGATGCAAATAACCAAGAGATTGAAGCGCGTAAGCTTTTAGCAGTTAAGCTAGTACGAGAAGCAATCGAGAGAATTCTTCTTGCAGAAGTTCAAGATCACTCATCAGATGATCAATTAGTAACAAGTgaag TGTGTAACGAAAAGAACTCCAACGAGTCAGACACCAAGAATGAGGAATGTGATAAGACAGATGAGGGAATTGTAATCAGAGAAAACATTAACAGCCCTCATGAGATACAGGAAAACGAAGAACGAGTCATGAACAAAGCTGAGAAGAAAGCACCAACGCACTGGAGCAATCTTAAAAGATGGATTATTCTCCAACGATTCATCAAAGAATTGGAAAAGTTGAGAAAATTCAATCCAAGGAAGCCACGGTATCTGCAGCTGGAGCCTGATCCTGAAGCAGAAAAGGTTAATCTGAAACATCAGATGGAGGATGAGAGAAAAAGTGCAGAAGAATGGATGCTTGACTATGCTCTACAGAAGGCGATAAGTCAGCTTGCTCCGACTCAGAAAAGAAAAGTAGGACTACTTGTAACAGCTTTCGAAAATGTGGTTTCTCCCCGAGGCAGTAATATCCAGGTTACATTTCCTAAAttgaaaactaaaaatgaagACAATTTGCAGACTGCAGGCAAGGGAAAGGCATCAGTCTCCAATGCAGATAATGTTCATAAACACGTAGACAAAAGGAATGCAGAAGATGACAGTTCGATGTTAAAAAATGATGATACTCAAAACGCCATTGTTCTCAGCCAGAAGCTGGATGAAGTAGCAAGCACTTCGAGTGACAAGGGATCGGTTGAAATAGAGAAGTTTGGTGATTCAAATGATGATTCTCTAAGAGGAACATCTTCTACTATCTCAAACTTAGGCAACGACGGTGATGAAACACAGGAAAATAACATGAATCTCTCTGAATGTGAGGCCATGGAGAGTAGTACTGTATCCAGTGATGAGAACGAAAAGATAACAGAAGATGAAGGCGAAACATACAGAAAACAGGTGAACAAACAGAAGCACATCAGCATGTGGCATTTGATATCGCAGCACATACTTTCAGATGTTGTATCAAAAATAGGGAATGAACAACTCGATGAGGTAAACGACAACAAAACACTAGCTGAAACGAATATGGACAACTCTCTTCACGATTTCTCTGAAGAAAAAGATGATATGAGCCACAATGGCAGAAGTTTCAGCAGAAATGATGCTGTCAATCTCATAAAAGAAGCTGTTAGTCAGATCCCAACAACGCCAATTCAAAATGATTCATCCAATACACGGAGTGTCACTAGTGACATACTTCCAGATGAGGAGCCACCAAAAACTGATCATACAGATTGCGGAGAGCAAAATAGTACAAATTCACTCAACGAAAGCTTGAGACATCGTGACAGTCCATTAGAAACAACGGAACTTGTTGCTAATAATCCTATCACCAAGAGTAAATTTGAGCCACCAAAGTCCAAGAGCTGGAGCAAGCTGAAGAAATTGATCCTCCTTAAGAGATCAATAAAGGTATTGGAAAGAGCTCGAAAAGTCAATCCACAACCCCCTCAACTTTTGCCCCCTACACCTGatcaagaacaagaaaaagtGGATTTGAGGAACCAAATGTCAAATGAGAGGGAACAATGGATGCTCGATAATGCAGTGCAGCGCATGGTCAGTAAGCTAACTCCTGCACGGAAAACAAGAGTGGCGATGCTTGTGGAAGCTTTCGAAGCAGTTGTTCCACTCCCAGAAGTATGA
- the LOC107032322 gene encoding dihydroneopterin aldolase 1-like produces MDMPKGDKLVLRGLKFHGYHGVKQEERKLGQKFLVDVDAWMDLRPAGESDCLSDTLSYTDIYRLVKEVMEGPPKNLLESVAQLIASTTLTKYPEVSAVRVQVGKPHVAVQGPVDYLGVEIIRYRSPDVQN; encoded by the exons ATGGACATGCCAAAAGGAGACAAACTTGTTCTAAGGGGTTTAAAGTTTCATGGATACCATGGGGTGAAGCAAGAGGAAAGGAAGCTTGGTCAGAAGTTCCTGGTAGATGTTGATGCTTGGATGGATCTTCGACCTGCTGGTGAATCCGACTGCTTGTCCGATACTCTAAGTTATACTGATATATACCG ACTAGTGAAAGAGGTTATGGAGGGGCCACCTAAAAATCTGCTAGAATCTGTGGCTCAACTCATTGCATCGACAACCCTCACCAAGTATCCCGAGGTATCTGCTGTTCGCGTTCAAGTTGGTAAGCCTCATGTGGCTGTCCAAGGGCCTGTTGACTACTTGGGTGTCGAGATCATTAGATACAGAAGTCCTGATGTTCAAAACTAA
- the LOC107002417 gene encoding protein EARLY RESPONSIVE TO DEHYDRATION 15-like — MALVSGGRSTLNPNAPLFVPSFVRQVEDFSPEWWNLVTTSTWFHDYWMSQNQGEEYGAGNDVADLLPENIDLNVDEDILNMEAQFEEFLQSSENEQQGIKSSLYGVNAMPQYGLPSDALIRTLSSPRSPIGPPKYFEKPSKIVSPRNRFRSIQQPR, encoded by the exons ATGGCATTAGTttctggaggaagatcaacgcTGAATCCAAATGCGCCCCTCTTTGTTCCTTCATTTGTGCGCCAGGTAGAGGATTTTTCACCAGAATGGTGGAACTTGGTGACAACTTCAACATGGTTCCATGACTACTGGATGAGCCAGAACCAGGGAGAGGAATATGGTGCTGGTAATGATGTTGCTGATTTGCTTCCTGAAAATATTGATCTCAATGTTGATGAGGACATCTTGAACATGGAAGCTCAGTTTGAGGAATTTCTTCAATCTTCCGAAAATGAGCAACAAGGAATCAAGTCATCTCTCTATGGTGTCAATGCGATGCCACAATATG GTTTACCATCTGATGCACTGATTAGAACATTGAGTTCACCAAGATCCCCCATTGGTCCACCCAAATACTTTGAGAAGCCATCCAAGATCGTGAGCCCGAGGAACAGATTCCGCAGCATCCAGCAGCCTCGTTGA
- the LOC107031954 gene encoding probable calcium-binding protein CML36 produces the protein MKLLKNFPKKLFNYKKTRSISRSQTSSFGSSSDSDSLPHRGFRKPTGSSTPTSVLPNEISDAEVVYAELIHAFHMMDTDGDGKIRKEELEAILSRVGTEPPSKEELMLLLEEVDVNGDGCISLQEFGAISSAFGPPACDSELRDAFDFFDADHDGKITADELFSVFRQIGYSRCTLEECRRMIRGVDKNGDGFVCFEDFCIMMEQQHRC, from the coding sequence ATGAAGCTCCTCAAAAACTTCCCCAAAAAGCTCTTCAACTACAAAAAAACTCGATCAATTTCCAGATCTCAAACCTCATCCTTCGGTTCCTCCTCCGATTCCGATTCCCTTCCTCATCGCGGCTTCAGAAAACCAACCGGATCATCTACTCCAACTAGCGTCTTACCGAACGAAATCTCTGATGCGGAAGTAGTTTACGCTGAGCTAATCCATGCGTTTCACATGATGGATACTGACGGCGACGGTAAGATAAGGAAGGAGGAGCTGGAAGCGATTTTAAGCAGAGTCGGAACTGAACCACCGAGTAAGGAGGAACTCATGTTGTTGCTTGAAGAAGTTGATGTTAACGGAGATGGATGTATTAGTTTACAGGAATTCGGAGCTATTAGCTCAGCGTTTGGACCGCCGGCGTGTGATTCTGAGCTGAGAGATGCTTTTGATTTCTTCGATGCCGATCACGACGGGAAGATCACGGCGGATGAGCTGTTTAGCGTGTTTAGACAGATCGGATATTCACGGTGCACGTTAGAGGAGTGCCGGCGTATGATAAGAGGTGTGGATAAAAATGGTGATGGGTTTGTATGCTTCGAGGACTTTTGTATTATGATGGAACAGCAGCATAGATGTTGA